In candidate division TA06 bacterium B3_TA06, the following are encoded in one genomic region:
- the ispH gene encoding 4-hydroxy-3-methylbut-2-enyl diphosphate reductase: MKIKLARTSGFCYGVRRAVNRTFDEALHADNLYTLGELIHNPQVLEILKLRGVKIAESVDEIPDGASVIIRSHGVSPQIKAELGKRGLRIIDATCPRVVRVQQLAERAGRRARHVIIFGDREHSEVKGIAAHAGRRVSIVKDLKGLRRALRRIPRKEKITLLAQSTQNLSAWEELKREVCRLKPDAQIHETICGATDERQSEVRELAREVKAMVVVGGLRSANTRRLAEVAREEGIPAFHVETEADLAANKLGRFEVVGVAAGASTPSWMIRRVLHAMELVGKRRSFVSFLQEVWRFIVRSNILVAFAAAQLVYTSSRLQGIEPELYYQWIVAAYIFGMHLLNHFTDVFSIQINYPARVGFYARFRRLLLTLGLLGIGSTLVVSYLLGPFTFILILAMSLLGLIYRVELFGKRRLGAHRLMDIPGSKDLFLGLAWTVVIALLVVPASGSTFSPATGITALFVFSLAFTRSLVYSIRDVQGDRMVGRETIPVLIGESLTRRLGAVVLFLAACGLVASFILGWCSVLALLLIFNLVYAFVMLWLTRGEKVYSDVLFETIVEGNLICSHLVAYGVHLAGFA; the protein is encoded by the coding sequence GTGAAGATAAAACTTGCGCGGACCTCCGGGTTCTGCTACGGGGTCCGAAGAGCGGTTAACAGGACGTTCGACGAGGCCCTTCATGCGGACAATCTTTACACACTGGGCGAGCTGATCCACAACCCCCAGGTACTTGAGATCCTCAAGCTGCGGGGGGTTAAGATTGCCGAGAGCGTGGATGAGATCCCGGACGGCGCGTCGGTAATCATCCGCTCGCACGGGGTAAGCCCACAGATAAAGGCAGAGCTTGGAAAACGTGGTTTGAGGATAATAGACGCCACCTGTCCCAGGGTGGTGCGTGTCCAGCAGCTTGCCGAACGTGCCGGACGAAGAGCGAGACACGTGATTATCTTTGGGGACAGGGAGCACTCAGAGGTCAAGGGTATCGCGGCGCATGCAGGCAGAAGGGTAAGCATAGTGAAGGACCTGAAGGGATTGCGCAGGGCACTGAGGCGAATCCCTCGTAAAGAAAAGATTACCCTGCTTGCGCAGAGCACACAGAATCTTTCCGCTTGGGAGGAACTTAAGAGGGAGGTGTGTCGCCTGAAACCTGATGCCCAGATACACGAAACCATCTGTGGAGCCACCGACGAGCGACAATCTGAGGTGAGAGAACTGGCCAGGGAAGTCAAGGCGATGGTGGTGGTTGGAGGTCTTAGAAGTGCCAACACCCGGCGTTTAGCAGAAGTCGCGCGGGAAGAGGGAATACCCGCGTTCCACGTTGAGACCGAGGCTGATTTAGCAGCAAACAAGTTGGGGCGTTTTGAAGTGGTAGGCGTGGCTGCCGGTGCCTCGACTCCCTCATGGATGATCCGCCGCGTACTTCATGCGATGGAACTCGTCGGGAAGAGACGTTCGTTTGTCTCTTTTTTACAGGAGGTATGGCGATTCATCGTTCGCAGCAACATACTCGTAGCGTTTGCCGCAGCCCAGCTCGTATACACCTCATCCCGGTTGCAGGGGATAGAACCTGAACTTTACTATCAATGGATCGTTGCCGCATACATCTTCGGGATGCACCTTCTCAATCACTTTACCGATGTCTTCTCCATCCAGATCAACTACCCTGCCAGAGTAGGGTTCTATGCTCGTTTCCGGAGATTGCTGCTCACACTGGGACTCTTGGGAATAGGCTCCACCCTTGTTGTTTCCTACTTGCTGGGGCCTTTCACCTTCATCTTGATCCTTGCCATGTCCCTTTTGGGTCTTATCTACCGGGTGGAGCTTTTCGGAAAGCGAAGGTTAGGGGCACACAGGCTTATGGACATCCCTGGCTCAAAGGACCTTTTCCTGGGGCTTGCCTGGACCGTGGTGATTGCGCTTCTTGTTGTTCCTGCAAGCGGCTCAACCTTCAGTCCTGCCACAGGTATCACGGCACTATTTGTATTCAGCCTGGCCTTCACCCGTTCGCTTGTCTACAGCATTCGCGACGTTCAGGGCGACCGGATGGTGGGCCGCGAGACCATACCTGTTCTTATCGGCGAGAGCCTCACCCGCAGACTGGGAGCGGTTGTGCTTTTCTTGGCCGCTTGTGGACTTGTTGCCTCCTTTATCCTGGGATGGTGCTCGGTGCTCGCCCTGCTTCTTATCTTTAACCTGGTCTATGCGTTTGTGATGCTTTGGTTGACCAGAGGGGAAAAGGTATATTCGGACGTTTTATTTGAAACGATCGTGGAGGGGAACCTTATCTGCTCCCATCTTGTTGCCTACGGCGTCCACCTTGCCGGATTTGCCTAA
- the lnt gene encoding apolipoprotein N-acyltransferase: MAGGQMWWLVSQTYPLLPLIRFLLWIGVILLIGFLALFPALFASLTKRIGLWSAPLVWPAVEMLREITDLAFPWELLGYSMTPWPLFTQTASLWGVYGLGSLIILVNLCIYRLLKEWKTPKLRLRWGGILAGVMIFMVGFGAIRLMTAKRTSPIKVALIQPNVPTVLKGSRNLYDSLITAMLDQTRQAALTNPDLILYPETSTLVDLTRSGDYSSLYLDLVDSLDITLATGIPHRVRDEGRSRFANAATLVHPDGSLDKVYIKIRLASFGETIPFEHILPFLRKIDVQGGHHYRGKEYVVFHRAPEPLAFLICYESIFPLLTRNFVNKGARLLCNVTNDVWFGQLQGPAQHAEMAVLRTVENGVPLIRAANNGISMIIDPYGRVLAQSPLLVKTIVTGEVAKASGRTIYTSFGFLFPYAAAVFVVVMLVFRGVQRGKRRKKKG; encoded by the coding sequence ATGGCCGGAGGCCAGATGTGGTGGCTTGTTTCGCAGACCTACCCCTTATTGCCCCTGATACGATTCCTGCTGTGGATAGGCGTCATCCTGTTGATCGGATTCCTGGCGCTCTTTCCTGCTCTCTTTGCATCGCTCACCAAGAGGATAGGTCTCTGGTCAGCGCCGCTTGTCTGGCCTGCGGTGGAGATGCTGCGGGAGATAACCGACCTGGCCTTCCCCTGGGAGCTTTTAGGCTACAGCATGACGCCGTGGCCGCTTTTTACCCAGACTGCCTCGCTGTGGGGAGTATACGGCCTAGGCTCTCTAATAATCCTTGTTAACCTGTGTATATACAGACTGCTGAAAGAATGGAAGACACCAAAACTCCGACTGCGTTGGGGAGGCATACTTGCAGGGGTGATGATCTTTATGGTAGGATTTGGGGCTATTCGATTGATGACCGCCAAGCGCACCTCCCCAATCAAAGTTGCCCTTATCCAGCCAAACGTGCCTACGGTTCTCAAGGGGTCCAGAAATCTCTATGACTCACTAATCACGGCCATGCTTGATCAAACGCGGCAAGCCGCACTGACAAACCCCGATCTCATCCTTTATCCGGAGACTTCCACCCTGGTTGATCTCACGCGGTCAGGAGACTACTCATCCCTGTATCTTGATCTGGTTGACAGCCTGGATATTACGCTTGCAACAGGCATCCCCCATCGGGTCAGGGATGAAGGGCGCTCGCGCTTTGCAAACGCTGCCACCCTGGTTCATCCGGACGGATCGCTCGATAAGGTCTATATCAAGATACGTCTGGCTTCGTTCGGGGAGACTATCCCATTTGAACACATTCTGCCCTTCCTTCGAAAGATAGACGTTCAGGGAGGCCACCACTATCGGGGCAAGGAGTACGTTGTCTTTCACCGCGCACCCGAACCGCTCGCATTTCTCATCTGTTACGAGTCGATATTTCCTCTCCTGACGCGGAACTTCGTGAACAAGGGCGCAAGATTACTCTGCAACGTCACGAACGACGTGTGGTTCGGTCAACTTCAAGGACCGGCTCAACATGCCGAGATGGCGGTTTTGCGCACGGTTGAGAACGGGGTGCCCTTGATTCGCGCGGCCAACAACGGCATCTCCATGATCATTGATCCCTATGGAAGGGTTCTTGCCCAGAGTCCGCTTCTGGTAAAAACCATCGTTACCGGTGAGGTGGCGAAAGCTTCTGGACGCACGATCTACACGAGCTTCGGTTTCCTGTTCCCCTATGCAGCGGCTGTTTTTGTAGTGGTTATGCTTGTTTTTAGAGGAGTCCAGCGCGGCAAGCGGCGTAAAAAGAAAGGTTAG
- a CDS encoding phosphoribosylglycinamide formyltransferase, with protein MKKAKLAILASGRGSNAVAIIKATQAEDFPAEVAIVLSDNPDAPVLDKARSLGVKAIWLDPGPKRTFLIPEVEAKWIQVLREHNIDYVLLAGFMRVIKKSMLDAFAGRILNIHPALLPSFKGLEAQRQAWEHGVKYSGATVHFVDASLDGGPIIIQEPVEVADDDTPQTLAARILEVEHRIYPEAVRLLAEGHLRIDGRRVKILKEVHGG; from the coding sequence ATGAAAAAAGCCAAGCTTGCGATCCTTGCATCAGGCCGCGGCTCGAACGCGGTTGCCATTATCAAAGCGACCCAGGCGGAAGATTTCCCTGCAGAGGTAGCAATTGTTCTATCGGACAACCCCGATGCGCCGGTTCTTGATAAGGCACGCAGCCTGGGGGTTAAGGCGATCTGGCTTGACCCGGGCCCCAAACGTACCTTCCTTATCCCTGAGGTTGAAGCCAAATGGATCCAGGTGTTGCGAGAGCACAACATTGACTATGTGCTCCTTGCCGGATTCATGCGGGTAATAAAAAAATCCATGCTCGATGCTTTTGCGGGTCGGATACTCAACATCCATCCTGCGTTGCTCCCATCGTTCAAAGGACTGGAAGCTCAGCGTCAGGCATGGGAGCACGGGGTGAAATACTCAGGTGCGACGGTGCACTTTGTTGATGCCTCCCTGGACGGCGGACCGATTATTATTCAAGAGCCGGTCGAGGTAGCCGACGATGATACCCCTCAGACACTTGCGGCACGCATCCTTGAGGTTGAGCACCGCATATACCCTGAGGCAGTCAGATTGTTGGCGGAAGGGCATCTAAGGATAGATGGACGAAGGGTAAAGATCCTGAAGGAGGTCCATGGCGGATAA
- a CDS encoding ribonuclease H, with translation MQKHLSGEDKTTAQAWIDGSSSGNPGLAGAGVIIKKGNEVLGSWQEFLGKTTNNVAEYKSLILAIRKSLELGIKRLVVYTDSELLHRQLTGRYRIRNPRIKELFAKVRELLKDLKDFRIKYIPREQNSEADRLARAARRRR, from the coding sequence ATGCAGAAACATCTTTCTGGCGAAGATAAAACCACGGCTCAGGCCTGGATTGATGGGTCCTCATCAGGCAATCCTGGACTGGCAGGGGCAGGGGTGATTATAAAGAAAGGTAACGAGGTTTTGGGGAGCTGGCAGGAGTTTTTGGGCAAGACCACCAACAATGTCGCAGAGTACAAAAGCCTTATCCTGGCGATTCGCAAATCTCTTGAGCTCGGGATCAAACGCCTCGTGGTCTATACCGACAGCGAACTCCTGCATCGTCAGCTCACCGGTCGGTATCGGATACGCAACCCGCGCATCAAGGAGCTTTTTGCCAAGGTCAGGGAGCTGCTCAAAGACCTCAAGGATTTCAGGATAAAGTATATCCCCCGCGAGCAGAACAGCGAAGCCGACCGACTGGCACGAGCAGCCCGAAGACGCAGATGA
- a CDS encoding aromatic ring hydroxylase — protein sequence MVTKAQVREALKRVIDPEIGINIVDLGLIYDVKVENDVAHVCMTLTVPGCPLANMLTQQAEKAVRAVEGIKDVKLELTWDPPWNPKMMSEDAKRKLGWG from the coding sequence ATGGTAACTAAAGCCCAGGTGCGCGAAGCCTTAAAGAGGGTAATCGATCCTGAGATCGGAATCAACATCGTGGATCTGGGGCTTATATACGACGTTAAGGTAGAAAATGACGTAGCCCACGTCTGTATGACCCTTACAGTTCCAGGCTGCCCCCTGGCAAACATGCTTACCCAGCAGGCCGAGAAGGCGGTGCGAGCAGTGGAAGGGATCAAGGACGTCAAGCTCGAACTTACCTGGGACCCACCCTGGAACCCGAAGATGATGAGTGAGGATGCAAAACGCAAGCTGGGCTGGGGCTAA
- a CDS encoding transcriptional regulator, protein MNRLNTTVRYAVRATLLLAQQTDRPLSIKAISESEGLSIKYLEQLFLKLRKAGLVKSVRGMHGGYFLARPPEKVTIGDVIRAVQADGIYAAPCTKRRGRCERQKECKATNYWSKLQKLLDDFFNNTTLVSFKE, encoded by the coding sequence GTGAACAGACTTAACACTACAGTTCGCTATGCTGTTCGAGCTACTCTTCTTTTGGCGCAGCAGACCGATCGTCCTCTTTCTATCAAGGCAATCTCTGAGTCAGAGGGGCTATCTATCAAGTATCTCGAGCAGCTGTTCCTTAAGCTGCGCAAAGCCGGGCTCGTGAAAAGCGTACGAGGCATGCACGGTGGCTATTTTCTGGCCAGGCCTCCGGAAAAGGTCACGATAGGTGACGTCATCCGGGCGGTTCAAGCCGATGGGATTTATGCCGCGCCATGCACCAAACGCAGGGGCCGCTGCGAACGCCAGAAGGAGTGCAAAGCCACTAACTACTGGAGCAAGCTCCAGAAACTCCTGGATGACTTCTTCAACAATACCACCCTTGTCAGCTTTAAGGAATGA
- the rfbD gene encoding dTDP-4-dehydrorhamnose reductase: MGSILVTGAKGRLGSALYEFLVSRGEEVRAISRNELDLSEKAGVSKCLAALPPDLIFHAAAMTNVDECERAPTRARRDNVEATRNLAEAAAALNARFIHFSTDYVFDGHKSSPYTETDTPTPLSVYGKTKLEAERAVSLLVSDHVIIRMAWLFGVERDFCSFVKGEIARGRSPKLATDHQGSPGYIPDLLPAIYEIAQSSACGIFHLTNRGSCNRFEMGQEIIRILGSRVKPIPSTGAEIGFIATRPRQSALSCAKFEQAFGRTLRPWQETLRAYLKNTG; encoded by the coding sequence ATGGGTTCCATTCTCGTTACCGGTGCCAAAGGAAGGTTGGGTTCGGCTCTTTATGAGTTCCTTGTTTCCAGGGGTGAGGAGGTTAGGGCGATATCCAGAAATGAGCTTGATCTTTCCGAGAAGGCAGGGGTGAGTAAATGCCTTGCCGCACTTCCTCCTGATCTTATATTCCACGCTGCGGCTATGACTAACGTAGACGAGTGTGAACGAGCCCCGACGCGGGCTCGGCGCGATAACGTAGAGGCTACACGTAACCTGGCCGAGGCGGCGGCTGCGCTCAACGCCCGGTTCATCCATTTCAGCACGGACTACGTCTTTGACGGGCACAAATCTTCACCTTACACCGAGACTGACACCCCAACTCCCTTGAGCGTCTATGGCAAGACTAAGCTTGAGGCTGAACGTGCGGTGAGCTTGTTGGTCAGCGATCATGTGATCATAAGGATGGCCTGGTTGTTCGGGGTAGAAAGAGATTTCTGCTCCTTCGTTAAGGGAGAGATCGCTCGAGGGCGTTCCCCTAAGCTTGCTACAGACCATCAAGGTTCGCCCGGCTATATACCGGATTTGCTTCCGGCAATTTATGAGATCGCCCAATCCAGTGCTTGCGGCATCTTTCACCTTACCAACAGAGGTAGCTGTAATCGTTTCGAGATGGGGCAGGAGATTATCCGAATCCTTGGAAGCCGGGTTAAACCAATACCTTCCACAGGTGCTGAGATCGGCTTCATTGCCACAAGGCCCAGGCAGTCGGCCCTTTCGTGCGCTAAATTCGAGCAGGCCTTTGGACGTACCCTAAGGCCATGGCAGGAGACGCTGCGTGCTTACCTTAAGAACACCGGCTAA
- the ispE gene encoding 4-(cytidine 5'-diphospho)-2-C-methyl-D-erythritol kinase, whose translation MLTLRTPAKVNIGLWVERWRPDGYHELRSLFFPVSLFDRLSFEAREQGGIELSCEIPRVPSDSKNLVWRAADLYFTYTGVRSGVRIELEKEIPVGHGLGGGSSDAAATLLGLDRLFNTRLSRDELHSLAIELGMDCPFFLDPRPCLVTGRGERMEPLNVPSFDLVIYSPGFGISTRWAYKQLKRLTNGKNPCKLLAKALRARRYHEASRWLYNSFEEVVYKRCPELERMVGWFVSNGAWFAGLSGSGSALFAAVGPDVEVSLPAGARGRLFCVRTLEHWGVV comes from the coding sequence GTGCTTACCTTAAGAACACCGGCTAAGGTAAATATCGGTCTGTGGGTGGAGCGCTGGCGCCCGGACGGCTATCACGAGTTACGTTCGCTGTTCTTTCCGGTAAGCCTTTTCGACCGGTTGAGCTTTGAGGCTCGTGAGCAGGGCGGCATAGAGCTTTCGTGTGAGATACCGCGCGTTCCATCCGATTCCAAAAATCTTGTTTGGCGTGCAGCCGATCTTTACTTTACGTATACGGGTGTTCGTTCCGGGGTGAGGATCGAGTTGGAGAAAGAAATACCAGTAGGTCATGGGCTGGGTGGAGGTTCCTCGGATGCGGCGGCAACGCTCCTTGGATTGGACAGGCTTTTTAATACACGTCTTTCTCGTGATGAACTTCACTCGCTTGCGATAGAGTTGGGGATGGATTGCCCCTTCTTTCTTGATCCACGTCCCTGCCTGGTGACCGGGCGCGGCGAGAGGATGGAACCCCTGAATGTTCCTTCGTTTGATCTTGTGATTTACTCGCCTGGGTTCGGCATCTCAACCCGGTGGGCTTACAAGCAGCTTAAGCGGTTGACAAACGGCAAAAACCCATGTAAACTTCTCGCTAAAGCGCTTCGCGCGCGTCGCTACCACGAGGCGTCGCGGTGGCTTTATAACTCTTTTGAAGAGGTGGTTTACAAGCGGTGCCCGGAACTTGAAAGAATGGTGGGGTGGTTTGTCTCCAATGGTGCGTGGTTTGCAGGACTTTCGGGATCAGGGTCTGCTTTGTTTGCCGCGGTTGGGCCGGATGTGGAGGTTTCGCTTCCTGCAGGCGCACGCGGACGTTTGTTTTGTGTAAGAACACTAGAGCATTGGGGCGTCGTCTAA
- a CDS encoding phosphoribosylpyrophosphate synthetase: MKVFCGNSVPGLAKAICEKLGVPFGKITVDRFSDGEIRVKIEENVRGVDVFMIQSTQAPAENLMELLLMLDAAKRASAARITAVIPYYGYARQDKKDEPRVPISAKLVADLLTQAGANRVLALDLHAEQIQGFFSIPVDHLYASPVFAEFYAKRDLSDYVVVSPDAGGARRARGYAKRMGGLPMAIVDKRREKKDRPEALNLVGDVEDKTCLLLDDVVTTGTTLIEATELLLKHGARGVRAAISHGVFAGEAIAKLTASPMEEIVVTDSLPVHDRLKGKKFQVLSVAKLLAEAMRRIHNGESVSSLFI, from the coding sequence ATGAAGGTATTCTGTGGGAACTCGGTTCCTGGATTGGCTAAGGCCATTTGTGAGAAGCTTGGAGTTCCCTTTGGTAAAATAACCGTGGATCGGTTCTCGGACGGTGAGATAAGGGTCAAGATAGAGGAAAACGTTCGTGGGGTGGACGTTTTTATGATCCAATCCACCCAGGCTCCAGCTGAGAATCTCATGGAGCTTTTGCTGATGCTTGATGCGGCAAAGAGGGCATCGGCTGCTAGGATAACAGCGGTGATCCCATACTACGGCTATGCCCGACAGGATAAGAAGGATGAGCCTCGTGTGCCCATAAGCGCCAAGCTTGTTGCCGATCTTTTGACCCAGGCCGGTGCGAACAGGGTGCTGGCTCTTGATCTTCACGCCGAGCAGATACAGGGGTTCTTCTCCATACCGGTTGATCATCTCTATGCCTCGCCGGTTTTCGCAGAGTTTTACGCCAAACGCGATCTATCTGATTATGTAGTGGTTTCACCGGATGCAGGTGGCGCAAGACGTGCCCGAGGTTATGCAAAGCGTATGGGCGGTTTGCCTATGGCTATCGTGGACAAGCGCCGGGAGAAAAAGGACAGGCCTGAAGCCCTTAACCTGGTGGGAGATGTAGAGGACAAGACCTGTTTACTTCTGGATGATGTGGTGACTACCGGTACTACCCTTATCGAGGCTACGGAGCTTCTCTTGAAACACGGAGCACGTGGGGTTCGAGCTGCTATCAGTCACGGGGTATTTGCAGGAGAAGCAATAGCAAAACTTACTGCCTCTCCAATGGAGGAGATAGTTGTTACCGATTCGCTTCCGGTGCACGATCGGCTGAAGGGCAAGAAGTTTCAAGTCCTTTCCGTGGCGAAGCTTCTGGCCGAGGCGATGCGTCGCATCCACAACGGTGAATCGGTGAGTTCGTTGTTTATTTAA
- a CDS encoding aminoacyl-tRNA hydrolase — translation MIVFGLGNPGDEYLFARHNLGFMVADALALELGWRFRPHGQTLIAEGKYRLQELWLVKPLSYMNRSGQVVKDVLEKCSDDFLVVVDDVDLEWGQLRLRKRGGTSGHNGLDSIRDHLGGEDFPRLRIGIGPRPEGADLSEYVLSPFSKTELAELPGMIERARDAVLLATSEGIDIAMNKVNPA, via the coding sequence GTGATTGTATTCGGTCTGGGTAATCCAGGCGATGAGTACCTTTTTGCGAGGCACAATCTTGGATTCATGGTTGCAGACGCCTTGGCTCTTGAGCTTGGCTGGCGATTCCGGCCCCATGGCCAGACCCTTATTGCAGAGGGGAAATACCGCTTGCAGGAGCTCTGGTTGGTAAAACCGCTATCCTACATGAACCGCTCGGGACAGGTGGTCAAGGACGTTTTGGAAAAGTGCAGCGATGATTTCCTTGTCGTGGTCGATGATGTTGACCTTGAGTGGGGTCAACTGAGACTTCGGAAGAGGGGGGGTACTAGCGGTCACAATGGACTTGACTCTATCCGGGATCATCTTGGAGGCGAGGATTTCCCAAGGCTGCGTATCGGCATCGGTCCGAGGCCTGAGGGAGCTGATCTCTCCGAGTACGTGCTTTCGCCCTTTTCCAAAACCGAGCTTGCCGAGCTTCCTGGAATGATCGAACGTGCGCGTGATGCAGTTCTACTGGCAACGAGTGAAGGGATTGATATCGCGATGAATAAGGTCAATCCGGCATGA
- a CDS encoding redox-regulated ATPase YchF has translation MRIGIVGLPNVGKSSIFNLLTKAGAAVETYPFTTIDANRGMAVLADHTLDRLGQMLSPQKLTHAQIEVIDIAGLIKDAHKGEGLGNRFLGHIRDVDLLLHVIRGFADENIPHVFDTVDPCRDAEIVLSELALADLEIVERRLAKQRKKPQARDEVQLLERYHSLTSRGAFSLNDSYTEDETLCLRLWGLLIPRPRIDVLNLPDRCSSVELRGAYRLSVGLEKVLDGFDPGEREELRGEVGVDNRGVGGLVEEGRKVLGLIRFYTIKGSEVRAWLITEGSTAHEAAAKIHTDIADGFIKAEVVGAGDLIEAGSWQEASGSGKMKVEGKDYVVQDQDVLLVKFR, from the coding sequence ATGAGGATAGGCATCGTTGGATTGCCCAACGTGGGCAAATCGTCCATTTTCAATCTCCTTACCAAGGCAGGGGCGGCGGTCGAGACCTATCCATTTACCACCATCGACGCCAATCGTGGCATGGCGGTCCTTGCAGACCATACTTTGGATCGCCTGGGGCAGATGCTATCCCCCCAAAAGCTGACCCATGCCCAGATAGAGGTAATCGACATAGCTGGTCTTATCAAGGACGCGCACAAGGGCGAGGGGTTGGGCAACCGCTTCCTCGGGCATATCCGGGACGTGGATCTTCTGCTTCACGTGATCAGGGGATTTGCCGATGAGAACATTCCCCATGTTTTCGACACCGTTGATCCTTGCCGCGATGCCGAGATTGTCCTCTCAGAGCTTGCCCTTGCCGATCTGGAGATAGTCGAGCGCAGGTTGGCAAAGCAGCGCAAAAAGCCCCAGGCTCGCGATGAGGTTCAGCTACTTGAACGCTACCACTCGCTTACCTCCAGAGGTGCTTTCAGCCTGAATGATTCCTACACAGAGGATGAGACGCTGTGCTTGAGGTTATGGGGTCTTCTTATCCCTCGTCCACGCATCGATGTGCTTAACCTCCCTGATAGGTGCTCTTCGGTGGAACTTCGTGGCGCCTACCGGTTATCCGTTGGATTGGAGAAGGTCCTTGATGGGTTTGATCCGGGTGAGCGTGAGGAGCTGCGTGGGGAGGTCGGTGTGGACAACAGGGGGGTGGGCGGTCTCGTGGAAGAGGGGCGCAAGGTTCTGGGACTTATACGTTTCTATACCATCAAGGGTTCCGAGGTTCGCGCCTGGCTGATCACTGAAGGTTCCACAGCGCACGAAGCCGCGGCAAAGATTCACACCGATATAGCAGATGGGTTTATAAAGGCCGAGGTTGTGGGTGCCGGTGATTTGATAGAGGCTGGTTCCTGGCAGGAGGCCTCTGGATCAGGAAAGATGAAAGTCGAAGGAAAGGATTACGTAGTGCAGGATCAAGATGTCCTGCTTGTTAAATTCAGATAG
- the rpsF gene encoding 30S ribosomal protein S6, producing MQIGGSLRRYQAVLILDPDLEDKALEDFQAGFHKLLKKGKAVNVKELQADVRDMAHSIKKHPRTRFWRVAFDAEPDLIAKLKEEIRHDERLLRQMYLSVAPGQEEESSQEEKNG from the coding sequence ATTCAGATAGGAGGATCGTTGAGACGCTATCAGGCCGTATTAATACTTGACCCGGATCTTGAAGACAAGGCCCTTGAGGATTTCCAAGCGGGATTCCATAAGCTCCTTAAAAAAGGCAAGGCCGTCAACGTCAAGGAACTACAAGCAGATGTGCGCGATATGGCGCATTCTATCAAGAAGCATCCTCGTACACGCTTCTGGAGAGTGGCCTTTGATGCAGAGCCCGACTTGATCGCCAAGCTGAAGGAAGAGATCCGTCACGACGAACGTCTGCTGCGTCAGATGTATCTGAGTGTTGCTCCGGGGCAAGAAGAGGAGTCTTCACAGGAGGAGAAAAATGGCTGA
- a CDS encoding single-stranded DNA-binding protein codes for MADLRLPNLNLVIVSGRLVADPELRYTPKGTAVCSFRIAVSRYYRDRDAGGFKEETSFFNVVVWDRMAEMAGERLRKGSPVLLEGTLRSRSYETQDGSRRYVVEVVSRRLQFLEKAPSAGEVSPEAGSAGPDGNEEDPFAS; via the coding sequence ATGGCTGACTTACGGCTGCCCAATCTTAACCTGGTTATAGTGTCGGGTCGTCTGGTGGCCGATCCCGAGCTGCGCTACACCCCTAAAGGAACAGCCGTGTGCTCGTTCCGCATAGCCGTTTCACGCTACTACAGAGACCGTGATGCAGGCGGATTCAAGGAGGAAACAAGCTTCTTCAACGTGGTTGTCTGGGATCGCATGGCGGAGATGGCCGGGGAGCGTTTGCGTAAAGGCTCGCCCGTTCTCCTCGAAGGGACACTGCGTTCCCGTTCCTACGAGACCCAGGACGGGAGTAGACGTTACGTGGTAGAGGTCGTCTCGCGACGCTTGCAGTTCCTTGAGAAGGCACCCAGTGCGGGCGAGGTTTCTCCGGAGGCAGGCTCCGCTGGCCCGGATGGTAATGAGGAAGACCCGTTCGCAAGTTGA
- the rpsR gene encoding 30S ribosomal protein S18 produces MMRRQKECRFCAGKKDVISPFAGYLSDFLTDKGKLLGRRTTGLCARHQRKLTRAIKQARNLGILPYVAR; encoded by the coding sequence ATGATGAGACGCCAGAAGGAATGTCGGTTCTGTGCGGGGAAGAAGGATGTGATCTCTCCGTTTGCTGGCTATCTTTCTGATTTCTTGACCGATAAGGGGAAGTTGCTTGGTCGTCGCACCACGGGTCTGTGCGCTCGCCATCAACGTAAGCTGACCAGGGCGATAAAGCAGGCCCGTAACCTGGGGATTCTGCCTTACGTGGCTAGGTAG